In Bacteroidales bacterium, the DNA window TGGTGTAGATATGATAAGGATCTCTCTAATTCCAGCCATCATAAGTACGGATAATGGATAATAGATCATAGGCTTATCATACACTGGCATCAGCTGCTTGCTCATAGCAAGAGTTAATGGATATAACCTTGTTCCTGATCCTCCAGCTAAAATGATACCTTTCATTTTAATTTATTTTTATTCATTTTCTTCTAATTCAAGCATAGAATCTTCTATGGCTTTTCGGGAAATATATTTTTCATATGACAAAATGAGTGAAGGCAATAACATCAAATTAGAAAGAATAGCCATAAGCAACGTCACCGTAACAAGATAGCCTAAAATTCTTGTTCCCCCAAAAAAAGAAAAAACAAAAATGAAAAAACCACTCATCAAAACAATACCTGAATATATCATCCCAGGAGATGTTTCACGCAAAGCATTCTTAAGAGATGTTTTCATATCATATAAATGTGAACGAAGATGCTGCCTAAATCTTGATAATAATTGAATAGCTGAATCGATAGCAATACCTAGAGCAATACTATATATAATGATAGTAGATGGCTTAAGTGGTATTCCAGTATAACCCATAAAGCCAGCTGTAAAAACAAGAGGGAAGATATTGGCTATCATGATGATTAAGATCAAGCGATAATCCCTAAAAAGGAAAAACATTAAAATGGTAATAACTATGATGGTTAGAACAACACTGTAAAACAAATTATCAACCAAATAGCGAGTTCCTTTTTCAAACACCACCGATGCACCTGTTATTCTGCATGTATACTTTTCTTCAGGAAATAGTTGCTTCATTTTTCCGGCAATAGAGTCCTTAATTGCCTTGATTTGTGGTGTAGTAAGATTTTTTAATCTAAAACTAATTCGCACAATCTGATAAGATGAATCTATAAAAGATTTAATGATATGGGTATTGTTCTCTTTTTTATTATTTAAGTTGGGAAGATAAGATAAAATAAAACCTTTTTCATAGTCATTAGGTAATTCATACATCGAGGAGTCACCCTGGTAAAAAGCTTGTTTGGCGTACTTTACCACATCAACTACTGAAATAGGTCTTGAAACACCTTGAAATGAAGAAATATAAGATTGCAATGAATCGATTCTTCTCAGAGTTGAAAGACTAAATATACCTTTCTTCTTTTTCGTATCAATAGTAATCTCCATAGGTAAAACACCAGAAAAGTTTTCTTCGAAGAAAACAAAATCTTTAAGCATTCTATGATCTTGTGGAACATCATCTAGCATGCTACTTCGGTTTTGAATGAGAAAAATGCCTACCACACTGATTAAACCAATTACGGAAAAAGATAAATATATAATTTTTTTCCTTTCTTCTATCACACGAAGAATAAAATCCTCGAATTTGTTACGCCACTTAAAAGATAAATGGTGCATGTGACGAGGTAAAGGAAGCGGAAAATAACTGAAAAGAACAGGGATTAGTACTATGGTCAGAAGAAAAATAGACAAAATAGAAGTAAAAGCAATAAGACCAAATTCTCTAAATAACACACTCGGAGCTACCATAAAGGAACCAAACCCAATGGCTGTAGTCAAATTGGCAAGAAAAATAGCAAGTCCGGTTCGTTTCAAAACATTAACCAAAGCAAGAGCCTGATTTTTGTGACACGTAACCTCCTGATGATATCGAATGATGAGATAAACAGCATTTTCTATACCTATGATAATAATAATAACAGGCAAAACACCAGATAAGATGGTAATTTTAAAGCCTAGAATATCCATCAAACCTAGTGTCCATGCCACACCTGCCAGTACTATTATCAGTGAAATTACTGTAATACGAATCGAACGGAAAAATATGAGCAACAAAATCATGACAAGCAAAAAAGCCCATATCGTAAATCTTTTGATATCAATTTTAGCTAGCTCCGTAATCATCGTGCGGATGTACGGCATTCCGGAAAAATGCAATGTAACTCCCGTCTTATCAGAAAAAAGCTGACAATATTTTTCAATTCTAGATAGAATTTCATTTCTTTTGATCGAATTCAAGAATTCATTACTGATATATATGAGCAACACATAAGCATGACTATCGGTAAAAAGAAAGTCTTTGTAAAACAAAAGAGATTTCATTACTTTAAAAAGGGAATCGATTTTTTCCTGACTTAATGAATCAGAAAAAAGCTTTTTAAGAAAAAACTTTTTCGATATTGTATCTTTTTTCAGCAATAAGATATCTTGAAAACTTAGAACAAGTTTAACACCTTCAATCTTTCTGATACTATCTTTAAGTTTTGAAAATTCATTGTAATGGTTAAGTCGAAAAATGGCCGAGTCTTTGAAGCCAATAAAAAAAATAGCACCATCTTCTTCAAACTGCTTTTTGAATTCCTGATAAGTTATACTCTCACTATCACTCTGAGGCAACATTTGAGCGTATTCATATGACATAGGCACCCACACCCCCCTGTAAGCTAAAAAAATAGTAAGTATAGAAAAAGTTATAAGTACGGTCAACCTATATCGTAGAATAAAATTTATAATTTTATACACTGTATTTTTTTGCAAAAATGAGAAAAAAAAACCAAAATATTATAGTTTTCTGGATAGTATGTGTCAATTTATCTTTTACTTACATTGTTAATTGCCAGCAAACCTGTCTTCTGACAGGTGCAGACCAAACATATCTTTATTTTCCTCTACTTCAAGGTAAAAAAGTTGCTGTTGTTGCCAATCAAACATCTTTCATCGGAAGTACACCTCTCGTTGATAGCTTAATACGTTCCAATATCAGGATCTGCAAAATATTGACCCCCGAACATGGTTTTTGGGGTATCATCCCCGATGGGAAACCCATCGCAGATTCTACTTATCGCAATATACCTGTGATTTCTCTATATGGTGAAAAAAAGAAACCCACGTCTGCTGACTTAAAAGATGTAAATATCGTGCTTTATGACATTCAAGACGTAGGTGTCCGTTTTTATACCTATATTTCAACTTTATATTACATTATGGAATCTTGCTTAGAAAACAATATACCTCTTGTTATTCTTGATCGTCCTAATCCTAATGGGTTTTATGTAGATGGATTTGTTTTAAAACCTCAGTTCAAAAGCTTCATCGGCATGTTACCCATCCCTATCGTATACGGTTTAACACCCGGAGAACTTGCATGGATGATCAACGAAGAAAGATGGCTTAGTGCGGGGAAAAAAATACAATTAACGGTGATTCCCTGCAAAGGCTACGATCACAACACAAGATATGTACCACCCATTAAACCATCTCCTAACTTAACTTCCATCGATGCTATCTACCTTTATCCTACCGTTGGATTACTTGAAGGAACTACCATGAGTGTGGGAAGGGGAACTCTTAGACCATTTGAGCTTATCGGTCACCCAGCTTTGCAAGGAGATACTTCATTTACACCTATCCCTATTGCTGGCATGAGTGACAACCCGCCTTATGCTCATCTCATTTGTCACGGTTTTAATTTAAAACATCTTGCTCAGTTACTAAAAACTACTCCTCACATTCACATCGAACTAATTATTCAATTATATCAATCATTCAAAGAAATGGGAAAAGAAAAAGAATTTTTCAAACCAGCCATGTTCGACAAACTTGCTGGTACAGACGAACTACGTAAGCTCATTATCTCGGGAAAAAATGCCAACGAGATTCGCTCAAGATGGAAGGAAGAAGTAGAAGCTTTCAAAGCAATTCGTAAAAAATATCTACTTTATCCGGATTTTGAAAATTAAATTCAATATGTATCCAGGGAAAATCAAATTATATCAATCATGGATCATTGTTTTGCTCTCTTTTATTCTCTATGCTCAGACTATTTCTTATGATTATGCCCTCGACGACTTGCTTATGATCACCGGCAATACATTTACCCAAAAAGGGCTGGCAGGTACCTACGAAATTTTCACCAACGATGCATTCGCTGGGTTGTTTGGCAAGGGAAAAACTCTCGTTGCTGGTGGACGTTACAGGCCTCTAACTCATTTCATGTTTGCTCTTGAAAAAGAACTCTTCGGCTTTAATCCACATATCGGGCATTTGATTAACGTATTATTATACAGTTGCTTGGGATGGGTAGTATTTAGATTTCTATTGCGCATAGCTCATAAATTATCATTACCTACAGAATCATGGTGGTCAATTCCTTTCTTGACAGCTCTTATCTTTGTCGTTCATCCCCTTCATACGGAAGTCGTTGCTAATATTAAAGGCCGTGATGAAATTTGCAGTCTTCTTTTCAGCCTGATAAGCATAGTGCTTGCATGGCGTTACTTTGAAAAACCTAACATCATATATTGGATTGGTTCGTTCCTTATGTTTACATTGGCTCTTTTTTCTAAAGAAAATGCCATCATGTGGCTATTTATTTATCCATTTTTCTTATTCTTGATCGAAAAAAATTTTTTAAATCGATGGAAAAATGTTGTTCTTCCCTTTTTATCACTTTTACTGCCAGCTATAATTTTCATTGCCGTTCGTAGCTGGGTGCTTGGAGGACTACTCAACACTGAACCTGTCAAAGAACTTATGAACAATCCATTTGTCTATTCAACCAAGTCAGAGGAACTGGCAACTATCTTCTATACATGGTTGTTGTATTTTAAATTGCTCATCATACCCTATCCCCTTACCCACGATTATTACCCCTTCCATATTCAAATCACTAATTTTTCCGATCCTTTGGTTTGGATCGGATTGTTTTTAACATTGTTTTCTTTCATATATGCACTTATCTACTTAAGAAAAAAACCTTGGGACGTTATAGGAATTGGAATTTTCTGGGGGACTTTCATTATCTCTTCCAATTTATTTTTCAATATTGGCACCTTTATGAATGAGCGATTTATGTTTACTCCCCTTTTAGGTTTTTCAATGTTTTTCGTTGGTTGGTTTAAAAGGAATTTCGCTCAAAAGAAATGGATCAACATGGCTTTTATGATGGTTGCTTTTATTTATTCATTACTCACTATTTTGCGAAATCCCGCATGGAAAAACAATTATACACTTTTTTCCACCGATGTCAAAACATCTTATCGATCTGCCAAGGTCAATGTATCTCTGGCTGAAATTCTTTTACAAATGTCCGACGAAACAGCACATCCCATAAAAAAGAAAAATCTTGCTGATACAGCCATTTTCTATCTAAACAGAGCCGAAAAAATTTACCCTCTCTATATCGGCGTATACGATCTTCGCGGAAAAGCACATTTTATTGTTGAAAATTTTGAAGGTTCTTATCGTGACTACGTGAAAGCCATTCAAATAGCCCCCGAACGAAAGGTATTGTATGATAATCTTTTTCTTGTAGGTCTGGCTTCCCTTACGAAAAAACAATACCACGTAAGCAAAAGTGCTTTTCTTCAACTTATGAAATTGCAGCCCGACAGTGTCAAACATCCATTCCAACTCTCTATAGTTTATGATCAAATTGGCAAGTATGATTCTACATTTTATTACCTTCATGCAGCCCTCAAAAAAGACAGTATCTATGTACCAGCACTTAACAAAATGGGAGAAATGTATGGCAGAGTAAGGCATGACTTTGCTCAATCAGAAAAATGGTTGCTAAAAGCTTATTCCCTAGATTCAACCTATTCCCCAGTCCTCGAAAATCTGGGCGTGTTATATGGAATGAAACAACAATTCACTAAATCTCTCTATTACCTTAAAAAAGCTCATCGCCTAAATCCAAAGAATCCACAAATTTTGAGAAACATTGCCATTTCTTTTGATAAGCTTGGTATGAAAGATAGTGCATCTTATTATTGGCAATTGAGTCAGAAAAAATGAAACTGTATTAAAATTGATTAAAATTGATTTGAAAAAAGAACTAGTATTCTTCTTCTCTTTTAATTTTTGCTCCCAATTGTTGTAGAACCAATTCAATACGCTCGTAACCTCGATCAATTTGATGAACATTATGAATGATGCTTTTTCCACGAGCAGAAAGAGCAGCAATGAGCATTGAAATACCTGCTCGAATATCAGGTGAAGACATTTCTATTCCTCGCAGCGGATATTTTCTTTCCAGACCTATGACTGTAGCACGATGCGGATCGCATAAAATAATTTTGGCACCCATCTCAATCAGATTATCAACAAAAAATAAACGGCTTTCAAACATTTTTTGATGAACCATTACACTTCCACGAGCTTGAGAAGCAACTACGAGTACAACACTCAATAAATCGGGTGTAAATCCTGGCCAAGGGGCGTCACTAATCGTAAGGATACTACCATCATACGGGGTCTGAATCTCATAAACATCCTGATACGGAACCACAATATCATCTCCTTGCATTAGAATTTTAATTCCGAGTTTTTTAAACACATCAGGTATTTGGCCTAATTGAGGTAAACAAACATTTTTAAGTATAAGATTACTTTGAGTCATGGCAGCCAACCCAATAAAGCTCCCCACTTCAATCATATCAGGCAAAAGGGTATGATCAGTTCCATGCAAAGATGACACTCCATGAATGGTCAGCAAATTGGAACCAATCCCATGAATTTTAGCTCCCATGTTAACCAACATCTTACAAAGTTGCTGAATATATGGCTCACAAGCAGCATTGTAAATTGTCGTTGTTCCTTCAGCTAAAACAGAAGCCATAATCAAATTAGCCGTACCTGTTACCGAAGCTTCCTCCAGTAAAATATAAGTTCCCCTGAGTCTATCACTTCTGAAAGTAATTACATTTTTATAGTTATCTACTTCTACATTCGCCCCCAACTTTATAAAACCATGAATATGAGTATCAAGTCTTCTTCTGCCTATTTTATCACCGCCAGGTTTGTTAATAATGGCTAAGCCAAAACGAGCCAAAAGGGGTCCAGCAATTAAAATACTTCCGCGCAAAAGAGAAATTTTTTTTTCACAAAGTAAAGACTGAAATTTTTCAACAGTAACATTTCTCGCGTTAAATCGATAAGAACCTTTATTTGATAATGGCTCCACTTCCACTCCTAATAATTCAAGAATTCGAATTAAGTTCTTTACGTCGAGAATATCTGGTAAATTATGAATGATCACATCTTCATCCGTAAGCAATGTGGCACATAAAACTTGAAGAGCTTCATTTTTTGCACCGCGAGGTTGAAATGTTCCTTCTAAATGGTATCCTCCCTCAATAACAAATCGGGACATCTATCTTCTTGTTTTATTATACATCAATAGTTGCTTTTTCTTTTTTCCATTGCTTGAATAAGAGTTTCTTGCTTCCTTACTTTGCCTATAGGATTCTTGTATTTGCTCTATTTGCTCTGTTGTTAGAATAATTTTCCCATTTGAAAGTTCTCTCATTTGTTCGATAATTACCGAATCTTTAGCATGTTCTTTGTTCCAAGCATAATAAAATTTTTTCATCAAAATTACCGTAAGTTTAATAAGTTCATTTTTCTCTAGACCATCTTCCATTTCCGCTATTCGTTTGATAAGAGTTTGAATGTACTTTCCGTGATATTTATATTTAATAATTTCGGGATTTGAATAAGAAAGCGGATGAGGTTTTATTTCCTCAGGAGGTGTTGGTTTTGGAAAAGGCGAATCAATATCCAGCATAAATCCGGAAATGATATGGAGATGATCCATAAGTTTTTGCTTAATTTCTGGATTATCCCGCAGATGCACTCGAGTAATAATAGCCATTACTTGGACAATTTCAGTAGCAATTTTGCTTCTCACTTTTTTGTCCTCAATTTTGGGTAAATATTCAATTACTTGCTGGATATACCGACCGTATTCAGTCATTCGTATTTTTTCAAGCTGAGTGTTGTATCGCATGGATGTATTTTAACAAAATTATGAAATTATTTTAAGTTTGGCGAATTTTAATAAAAGTACCCTTTTCCCAGCCGACTCAAATGCTACGACAGCTCTCTTGTTTTCCCCTTCACCTTCCGTACTTTCCACATATCCTTCGCCATAGTGAGAATGCAAAACTTTCATACCAGGCATGACATTGTCAGCAGGTGGTATTTCTTCTGGATGAATATGATAAAGAGGTGTTTGAAATTGTCCATTTTTTTTAGGATTCGGTAATGTTGCAGTTGTGTCAGCTGGCGAAAAATACTTATTGACCTTTTCAAAAAGCTCTAGTGGGATCTCTTCTAAAAAAGGACTAGGTTTTCTTATTTTAATTTCTCCCTGAATCGATCGTGTTCGAGCAAAGGAAAGAAAAAGTTTTTCTTGAGCACGGGTCAGAGCAACATAAAATAACCTTCTTTCCTCTTCAATCTTGTTTGGTTCATTTTCCAAACCATAATAATGAGGAAATAGATTTTCTTCTAGTCCCGTTACGAAAACCACAGGAAACTCAAGTCCCTTAGCAGTGTGTACGGTCATGAGTTTTACATGATCATGCTCTTCTTCACCTGGAGCCATTTCACTTGTAGTCAACAATGAAACTGAGGACAAATAATCAAGCAAAGTAGGAGCATGATTGTTTTCAAAAATAAATTTCTGCTCAAAGCCACTGATACTGTTTAACAACTCTTCAATATTTTCAATGCTTGCTACTTTTTCATTTTTGCTAAGATTCTCGATATCTTCCTTCATTCCACTTTTCTCATAAATATAGTAAGCCAAGTCGTACAACGATGAAAATTGAAGTGTACGAAAGGTTTCTATCAATTTTACAAACTTTTTTAATCTATCAATAGTGCCAGCATTAAAATTCTTTTCTTCGACTTTTTTCAATATATTCCACACACTTGTTTTTTCCTCTCGAGCAAAATGAACCAGTTTCTCAATGGTTGTTTCTCCAATTCCACGGAGAGGATAATTAATGATTCTTAGCAAAGCTTCTTCATCATCTGTATTAATAACAACTCGAAAATATGCTAGTAAATCCTTAATCTCTTTTCGATTGTAGAATGATAAAGAACCATATATTTTGTAAGGGATGTTGCTTTTGCGAAGGGCAATTTCAAAAGCACGGCTTTGAGCATTGGTTCGATATAATATTGCAAAATCGCTATGTTTTCGCTGATAAGACATTTTATAGTGAAACAAATGACTGACCACTTTTTCTGCCTCATCCTCTTCATTTAATCCCTGTAACAGAGAAATAGGTCTCCCTTCTTCTTTAATTGTCCATAGATTTTTGGGAATTTGCTGCCTATTTTGCTTAATAAGATGATTAGCTGCCTCAAGAATAACTTTAGTAGAACGAAAATTCTGCTGAAGTTTTACTAGTGTAAATCCCGGAAAATCCTTCTGAAAATCGAATATGTTTTGAATATTCGCACCTCGAAAACTGTAAATGCTTTGTGCATCATCACCAACCACACAAATATTTTTATGATAATCTGTAAGCAATTTCAAGATTTCATACTGCAATACGTTAGTATCTTGATATTCATCGACGAGGATATATCTAAATTTATTACCATATTTTTTCCGAACTTCAGGATGGTTCTTGAGAAGTAAATATGTGAAATAGAGGATATCATCAAAATCCATTGCATGAGATGTTCTCATTTGCTGCTGATATATTTGATAGATAGTACCTGTCTCGGGGATTTTTTCCCATCGATCTTGCTCAGAAAAAGTCGGATGGTTAAAATAGTCTATGTAGCTGATAAGGTTAGTTTTAGCCATAGAAATACGTTCTAAGATTCTTGACGGCTTATAGACAGTGTTGTCTAAATTAAGTTCTTTGATGATTTTCCTTATTTTTTGAAGGCTATCGTCTCGGTCATAAATGGTAAAATTTTTATCAAAATCTATTATTTTATGTTCGACCCGTAGTATGCGTAAAAAAACGGAATGAAAAGTTCCAGCCCATAGTTGTAAAGCATTTTGAGATGACACAAGTTGACGAATTCTTTGTTTCATTTCTTCAGCTGCTTTATTGGTAAAAGTCAAAGCCATGATTTGGTCAGGTCGAACTCCCTGTGAAATAAGATATGCAACACGATAAGTAAGTACACGAGTTTTGCCACTTCCAGCACCAGCAATGACAATCAAGGGACCATCTCCATGTGTGACAGCTTCGTACTGCTCGGGGGTTAAATCTTTAAGAAAACTAGTCATAATCAATCGAGCTTTAATACAGCCAAAAAAGCGCTTTGAGGCACTTCTACTTGACCAACCTGCCGCATTCTTTTCT includes these proteins:
- a CDS encoding MMPL family transporter encodes the protein MYKIINFILRYRLTVLITFSILTIFLAYRGVWVPMSYEYAQMLPQSDSESITYQEFKKQFEEDGAIFFIGFKDSAIFRLNHYNEFSKLKDSIRKIEGVKLVLSFQDILLLKKDTISKKFFLKKLFSDSLSQEKIDSLFKVMKSLLFYKDFLFTDSHAYVLLIYISNEFLNSIKRNEILSRIEKYCQLFSDKTGVTLHFSGMPYIRTMITELAKIDIKRFTIWAFLLVMILLLIFFRSIRITVISLIIVLAGVAWTLGLMDILGFKITILSGVLPVIIIIIGIENAVYLIIRYHQEVTCHKNQALALVNVLKRTGLAIFLANLTTAIGFGSFMVAPSVLFREFGLIAFTSILSIFLLTIVLIPVLFSYFPLPLPRHMHHLSFKWRNKFEDFILRVIEERKKIIYLSFSVIGLISVVGIFLIQNRSSMLDDVPQDHRMLKDFVFFEENFSGVLPMEITIDTKKKKGIFSLSTLRRIDSLQSYISSFQGVSRPISVVDVVKYAKQAFYQGDSSMYELPNDYEKGFILSYLPNLNNKKENNTHIIKSFIDSSYQIVRISFRLKNLTTPQIKAIKDSIAGKMKQLFPEEKYTCRITGASVVFEKGTRYLVDNLFYSVVLTIIVITILMFFLFRDYRLILIIMIANIFPLVFTAGFMGYTGIPLKPSTIIIYSIALGIAIDSAIQLLSRFRQHLRSHLYDMKTSLKNALRETSPGMIYSGIVLMSGFFIFVFSFFGGTRILGYLVTVTLLMAILSNLMLLPSLILSYEKYISRKAIEDSMLELEENE
- a CDS encoding DUF1343 domain-containing protein, coding for MRKKNQNIIVFWIVCVNLSFTYIVNCQQTCLLTGADQTYLYFPLLQGKKVAVVANQTSFIGSTPLVDSLIRSNIRICKILTPEHGFWGIIPDGKPIADSTYRNIPVISLYGEKKKPTSADLKDVNIVLYDIQDVGVRFYTYISTLYYIMESCLENNIPLVILDRPNPNGFYVDGFVLKPQFKSFIGMLPIPIVYGLTPGELAWMINEERWLSAGKKIQLTVIPCKGYDHNTRYVPPIKPSPNLTSIDAIYLYPTVGLLEGTTMSVGRGTLRPFELIGHPALQGDTSFTPIPIAGMSDNPPYAHLICHGFNLKHLAQLLKTTPHIHIELIIQLYQSFKEMGKEKEFFKPAMFDKLAGTDELRKLIISGKNANEIRSRWKEEVEAFKAIRKKYLLYPDFEN
- the murA gene encoding UDP-N-acetylglucosamine 1-carboxyvinyltransferase, which produces MSRFVIEGGYHLEGTFQPRGAKNEALQVLCATLLTDEDVIIHNLPDILDVKNLIRILELLGVEVEPLSNKGSYRFNARNVTVEKFQSLLCEKKISLLRGSILIAGPLLARFGLAIINKPGGDKIGRRRLDTHIHGFIKLGANVEVDNYKNVITFRSDRLRGTYILLEEASVTGTANLIMASVLAEGTTTIYNAACEPYIQQLCKMLVNMGAKIHGIGSNLLTIHGVSSLHGTDHTLLPDMIEVGSFIGLAAMTQSNLILKNVCLPQLGQIPDVFKKLGIKILMQGDDIVVPYQDVYEIQTPYDGSILTISDAPWPGFTPDLLSVVLVVASQARGSVMVHQKMFESRLFFVDNLIEMGAKIILCDPHRATVIGLERKYPLRGIEMSSPDIRAGISMLIAALSARGKSIIHNVHQIDRGYERIELVLQQLGAKIKREEEY
- a CDS encoding DUF4290 domain-containing protein, with protein sequence MRYNTQLEKIRMTEYGRYIQQVIEYLPKIEDKKVRSKIATEIVQVMAIITRVHLRDNPEIKQKLMDHLHIISGFMLDIDSPFPKPTPPEEIKPHPLSYSNPEIIKYKYHGKYIQTLIKRIAEMEDGLEKNELIKLTVILMKKFYYAWNKEHAKDSVIIEQMRELSNGKIILTTEQIEQIQESYRQSKEARNSYSSNGKKKKQLLMYNKTRR
- a CDS encoding UvrD-helicase domain-containing protein; the protein is MTSFLKDLTPEQYEAVTHGDGPLIVIAGAGSGKTRVLTYRVAYLISQGVRPDQIMALTFTNKAAEEMKQRIRQLVSSQNALQLWAGTFHSVFLRILRVEHKIIDFDKNFTIYDRDDSLQKIRKIIKELNLDNTVYKPSRILERISMAKTNLISYIDYFNHPTFSEQDRWEKIPETGTIYQIYQQQMRTSHAMDFDDILYFTYLLLKNHPEVRKKYGNKFRYILVDEYQDTNVLQYEILKLLTDYHKNICVVGDDAQSIYSFRGANIQNIFDFQKDFPGFTLVKLQQNFRSTKVILEAANHLIKQNRQQIPKNLWTIKEEGRPISLLQGLNEEDEAEKVVSHLFHYKMSYQRKHSDFAILYRTNAQSRAFEIALRKSNIPYKIYGSLSFYNRKEIKDLLAYFRVVINTDDEEALLRIINYPLRGIGETTIEKLVHFAREEKTSVWNILKKVEEKNFNAGTIDRLKKFVKLIETFRTLQFSSLYDLAYYIYEKSGMKEDIENLSKNEKVASIENIEELLNSISGFEQKFIFENNHAPTLLDYLSSVSLLTTSEMAPGEEEHDHVKLMTVHTAKGLEFPVVFVTGLEENLFPHYYGLENEPNKIEEERRLFYVALTRAQEKLFLSFARTRSIQGEIKIRKPSPFLEEIPLELFEKVNKYFSPADTTATLPNPKKNGQFQTPLYHIHPEEIPPADNVMPGMKVLHSHYGEGYVESTEGEGENKRAVVAFESAGKRVLLLKFAKLKIIS